In the genome of Curtobacterium sp. MCLR17_036, the window CGCGTCGTCCGGGGTGTGCGCGCGGAGCTGGTGCTGGATCCGCGACCCGAGCTGCGCGAGGACGTCGCTCGGCACGTCCTTCGGCGTCTGCGTCACGAAGACGACCCCGACGCCCTTCGACCGGATGAGCCGCACGGTTCGAACGATCTGCTCGGTGAAGTCGCGCGAGGCGCCATCGAACAGCAGGTGGGCCTCGTCGAAGAAGAACACGAGCTCGGGCTTGTCCTGGTCGCCGACCTCGGGCAGCTCGTTGAACAGGTCGGCCAGCAGCCACATCAGGAACGTCGAGAAGACCTCGGGCTGGTCCTGCACGCCGGGCACCTCGAGCAGGCTGATGATGCCGCGGCCGTCGGGAGCGGTGCGCAGGAACTCCCGGGTGTCGATCTCGGGCGCACCGAAGAAGCGGTCGGCGCCCTTGTCGGCGAAGGTGACGAGTTCGCGCAGGATCACGCCGGCGGTCTGCTTCGACAACCCGCCGAGCTCGGCGAGTTCTGCCTTGCCCTGGTCGCTCACCAGGAACGTCAGCACGCTCCGCAGGTCCGCCAGGTCGACCAACGGCAGGCCGGCCTGCTCGGCGTGGTGGAAGACCAGTCCGAGCGACGACTCCTGCGTGTCGTTCAGTCGGAGCACCTTCGCCATGAGCAGCGGTCCGAACCCGGACACGGTGGCCCGGATCGGCACGCCCGTGCCCCGCCCGCCGAGCGAGTAGAACTCCGTCGCGCTGGCCGCACCGGACCACTGCTGTCCGATGCCGGCGGTCCGGGCGAGCAGCTTGTCGTTCGGCTCCCCCGCCGCCGCCAGTCCGGACAGGTCGCCCTTGACGTCGGCGGCGAACACGGGCACGCCGTTCGCGGCGATCTGCTCGGCGAGCAGCTGCAACGTGCGGGTCTTGCCGGTGCCGGTGGCCCCGGCGACGAGGCCGTGCCGGTTCAGCATGCCGAGCGGGATGCGGACCTGGACGTCGGGGTCCGCCTCGCCGTTCACCAGGGCACCGAGTTCGAGTGCGCTGCCCGCGACGGTGTACCCGGCGCGGACCGCGGCGACCGCCTCCGGTCCCAGCGGGCCCGCTCCTGCCGGGCCGGGAGGCACGGGGCCGGCCGGCGGGGCGGGCGCCGGTTCCGGGGCGGTCACGGCCACCGCCGGGGCGGCTTCCGGTGGCAGGGTCGCGGCCGGGGCGGCGTCCGGTGCCGGGCTCGCGGCTGGGGCGGCGTCCGGCGCCGGGGCATCGTCGGGTGACGGGGCCTTGTCGGGTGACGGGGCCTTGTCGGGTGGCGGGCTCGCGGCGGACGCGGGCTCCGCGTCGGGGGTGAGACGGGCCTCCTGGCCGGTGGGGACAGGGGCGCCGGCGGCAGCGGGCTCCGCGTCGGAGGCGAGACGGGCCTCCTGGCCGGTGGGGTCCGAGGCGGCGGCGGGCTCCGCGTCGGACGCCATGCCCTGCTGCGCCGTGGCCGACGCCTGCGCGGCGAGCGCGGCGGCCAGCTCCTCGGCGCGTTGGGCGGCCTGTTCGGCGAGCCGACGTGCCTCGTCCGCCGCCTGCCTGGCGGCCTCGGCCGCTGCCCGTGCCTGCTCCACCGCGTCGCTCATGCCGCCAGCATATGGACGCGACTCCGGACACGGTACGGTCCAGCCGCGACCCCGATCCGGTGCGACGAGATCGTCGTCGTGCGACGTCGGTCTCGTCGTTCAGGGTCGTCAGGCCGACCGGCGCGTCAGGCAGACCGCCCCGTCAGGTCGACCGCCCCGCCGCGCCGGCCTGCCCGCTCGTCAGTGGGTGAGCGCCGGCACCGTCTTCGGTCGGACGACGACCCAGAGCACCACGATCGCCATGGCCGCGGTCGAGCCCATCACCATCGCCATCGGCGTCGCGGTCGTGATGCCGAGCCAGCCGACGACCGGCGAGATGAGCCCGGCGACGCCGAAGTTCAGCGCGCCGAGGAGCGACGCGGCGGTCCCGGCTTCCTTGCCGTGGGCGGCGAGGCCGATGACCTGCACGAGCGGGAACGAGAAACCGCAGGCGGCGATGAAGAACCACAGCGGCACGAGCACGCCGACGAGCCCGGCGCCGAGCTGGTCGAGGACGATGATCGCGACCGAGGCGAGCAGCAGCGTCGCCGTCGAGCACGCCAGGATCCACTGCGGACCGACGCGCTGCGCCAGGCGCGCGGAGATCTGCACGCCGAGCACGACACCGACCGAGTTGACGGCGAACAGCAGGCCGTACTGCTGCGCATCGAGTCCGTAGACGCCCTGGAACAGGAACGGCGACGAGCTGAGGTACGAGAACAGGCCACTGAAGACCATGGCGCCGATGAGCGCGACGCCGACGAAGATGCGGTCCGAGAACAGGGCCTTGTACCGCTGCCCGATGGTCGAGTGCCCGGCCTCGTGACGGCGGGCCGGCGGCAGGGTCTCGACGATGAGCAGGATCGACGCGATGACGACGGCGAGGCCGTAGCAGGCGAGGAACACGAAGATGCCGCGCCAGCTGGTGAACCGGAGCATCTGCGAGCCGATGAGCGGCGCGAGGATCGGGGCGAGGCCGTTCACCATCGCCAGGCGCGACAGCATCCGGACGAGCGGCTTGCCGCCGAACAGGTCGCGGACGGTCGCCATCGCGACGACACCGCCGGCCGCGGCACCCATGCCCTGCAGCACGCGGAAGACCGCGAGCAGCTCGATGTCCGGCGCGGTCGCGGCACCGATCGAGGCGCCGATGTGCACCGTCGTCGCCACGATGAGCGGCAGGCGGCGACCGACCTTGTCGCTCCAGGGTCCGACGAGGAGCTGGCCGACCGCGAACCCGAGCGTCGTCGCCGTCAGGGTCAGCTGCACGGCACCGTCGGTGACGCCGAACTGCTCCTTGAGGGCCGGGAACGCCGGCAGGTACAGGTCGATGGTGAACGGCCCGAGCGCGGTCAGTGCGCCCAGGACGAAGACGTAGACGAGTCGCTGCCCGCGGGAGAGCGAGTCTCCGGGGTGCAGGACCCGGATCGAACCGGTGGTGGCGGGCGCGGTCACGAGCAGCAGTCCTTCGACCTCGGGGCGGGGAGGGTGATCGCGGCTCGATCGAATCGATTCGTCCGCGGAACCATCCTACGGGTCGCGAGAGCGCTCACGAAGCGGTGCCGCGTGTTGCCGGTCGTCCCGGGGTCCCGCCGGGCGCACCGTGCGGTACCGTCGGACTGCTCGGGGACTCCCGGCACGTTCAGCATCAGAAGGGGGTGGGTGTCATGGTGGACGCTCGGATCCTGCACACGACCGCTGCCCTGCGCGAGGCGATCCTCCGGCTCGCCACCGACCGTCCGGTCTCCACGATCACCGTCGCGGACGTCACCCGCGCCGCCGGCATCAACCGCGCCACGTTCTACTCGCACGCCGTCTCCCCCGGCTCGCTGCTCGCGGACGTCCTGACGCCGGAACTCGACCGCATCCGCGAGGACGACGCCGCGGCCCGACGCACCGCTGCCGCCCGGGGTGCGGACGCCGCCGAGCTCGCCGCCATCACCCGCCGCGGCATCAACGCGGTCGTCGAGCACGTCACGGCCCACCGGGACATCTACTGCAAGGCGTTGCCCGACCCGAACGACGCCTCGCTGCACCGCCTGCTCGTCGAGCACTTCACCGTGTCGAGCGTCCAGCACATCCAGGAACTCGACCCGGCGTCGCGCCCGCCGCTGCTCGACGACGTCGCCGCCGGCTTCGTGGCGCAGGGGTTCGTCGGCGCCATCGAGGCCTGGCTCGCCGGACCCCGCCGCTCCCGCAAGGCGCTGGTCGAGACGATCACGCTGTCGTTCCCGGCCTGGTGGAACTGACCGCTCGCTAGTCGGTACCGGCGTCGTCGACCGACGGCTTCTCGCCGCGCTGCAGGGACCGGACGACGTCCACCGCCGCCGCTGCGAGCTCCGCGTCGTCCGCACCGCCCGGCACCCGGTAGTCGGCCGAGACGCCGTCACCACCGGTGCCCGTCGCGGGCAGCGGGTCGCCGAGCGACACCACCACGACCCCGGCGTCGTGCGCGGTCCGGACGACACCGGTCAGCGCGGAGGCGTCGGCGGCGCGGACCAGCAGCGCCTTCGCGCCGGACCGGACGAGTCCGGCGACCGCCGAGCGCTGGGCGGCCGCGGCACCGGACGCCGGTGCGACCCGGACGACGGGGCGGAAGCCGGCGTCGCGCAGGCCGGTGCGCAGCTCGGTGGCGAGTGCGGCGTCGTCGTGGACGACCACGACCCCGATGACGGCCTGCTGGTCGAAGCCGCCGTCCGAGCTCGTCAGGTCCGTGCTCTGCACGGGCGTGGGCGCGACGGAGGTCGTGCCCTGGCAGCCGGCCAGCACCAGGACCGTCAGCAGGGCGCCGACGGCGACGACGGAGCGCATGCCGGCCACGCTACCCGCCCGTCCGCGGTGCCGGGACGGGACCGAGTCGCCGGACCGCCGCGACCGCCAGCGCCGCGAACAGGATCATGGCGCCGAAGACGAGCGGGAAGGCGACCGTCCCCTGCGCGCCGCCCGTCGCCGTGAACAGCAGGCCGGTGGCGGCGAGGCCGATGACGCTGCCCGAGGCGTCGGCGATGGTCAGCGCCGAGCTCGCGAAGCCGTCGTCGCCCTCGCCGGAGAAGCGCAGCGTCAGCATCGAGGTGCGCGGGTAGATCGCCCCCATGCCGGCACCGCCGACGAACCAGCCGGCCACGAGCACCCACCACGGCAGGTGCAGGGCGGCGACCGCGAACGCCGTCAGCAGGCTCACGAGCACCAGGGCGAGGCCGACGCCGAAGGTGCGCTGCGCGGTCAGGCGTTCCTCGCCGACCTTCCCGTGGGCCCAGCTCGCACCCGCCCAGCTCAGCGCGGCGACGGTGAGCGCGAGCCCGGCGGTGGAGGGCTGCAGCCCGTGCTCCGCCTGCAGCAGGAAGGGCACGTAGGCCTCACTGCCGAAGAACGACGCCGCCATGAGACCGCGGAGCAGCACGACCGACGGCAACCCGGCCGCCGCGCGGAAGGTGCCGGTGGGCAGCAGCGGCCGGAGTGCGAACCAGGTGCCGACCAGGCCGACCGCGACGGCGGCGACCATCCCCCACGGGGTCAGGTCCGGTGCGACGTTGAGCAGCAGGATCGCGACCGCGGCGGCGACCGACCACCCGATCCGGGTCCGCTGCCACGGCGGTCGCAGGCCCTCGGCGGGCGGGTGCAGGCGGCCGAGGGTCGGCACGAGCAGGGTGAAGGCGGCGACGGCGATCACGAGCGCACCGGCGAACACCCAGTGCCAGTCCCACACGTCGGTGACGATGCCGGCCAGCGCCGGTCCGACGAGCGCCGGCACCACCCAGGCGGCGGCGAACCCGGCGAACACCGGGCCGTGCAGCTCGGCGGGGAAGATCCGGGCCACGAGCACGTAGAGCACGACGTCGATCGCGCCCGCGCCGAAGCCCTCGACGAGCCGGCCGACCAGGAAGACCGTCATCGTCGGAGCGGTCATCACCACCGCGGTACCGGCCGCGAAGAGCAGCGCCGACACCCACGCGACGACGCGTCCGCCCGCGCGGTCCGCCCAGTTCCCCGCCAGCACCATGCCCGGCACGCCGGCGGCCAGCGGTGCGGCGAACGCGAGCGCGTACAGCGCCTCGCCGTCGAGGTCGCGGCTGATCACCGGCATGATCGTCGTCATCGCCAGGTTCTGGAAGGCGGCGACGCCGACGATCGCGACCATGCCGATCGTCGCGAGGGCGTGTCCCCCGCTGAACAGGCCCGTCCTCGTCGCCGTGGTGCTCACGGTTTCATCGTAGGGGTGCCCGGCGACGCCGCCGGCCGGGACCGGCGACGGTCAGCGCGCGAGCGCCTGCTGCACGTCCGCGATGAGGTCGCCGGCGTCCTCGATGCCGACGGACAGCCGCACGACGTTCTCCGGCACGGCGAGCTCGGTGCCCCGCACCGACGCGTGCGTCATCTCGCTCGGGTACCCGATGAGCGACTCGACCCCGCCGAGCGACTCGGCCAGCGCGAACAGCTCGGTCGACTCCGCGAACCGCTTCGCCGCGGCCGGCCCGCCGGAGAGCGCCACGGACAGCATGCCGCCGAACCCGCGCATCTGCCGGGCGGCGACGTCGTGCCCCGGGTGGTCGGACAGGCCCGGGTAGTAGACGCGCTCGACACCGGGCGCGGACACGAGCGCCTCGGCCACGGCCTGCGCGTTCGCGGAGTGCCGTTCCATCCGGACGGCGAGCGTCTTGATGCCGCGGGTGGTCAGGAACGCGTCGAACGGCGACGAGATCGCGCCGGCGCCGAACTGCAGGAACTGCACCTTCGCCGCGAGCTCCTCATCGGCGAGCACGACGGCCCCGCCGACGACGTCGGAGTGGCCGCCGAGGTACTTCGTCGCCGAGTACACGACGACGTCCGCGCCGAGCGACAGCGGCTGCTGCAGGTACGGCGACGCGAAGGTGTTGTCCACGACGACGACCGCGCCGGCCTCGTGCCCGAGGGTGGCGAGGGCCGCGATGTCGGCGATCTTCATGAGCGGGTTCGTCGGCGTCTCGACCCAGAGCACGGTCGCGTCCGGCGCGTCCTGCAGCGCCGCACGCACCTGGTCGAGCTCGCTCATGTCGACGACGACGAGTTCGACGCCCCACGGCACGTGCAGGCGGTTGACCAGGCGGTGCGTGCCGCCGTAGACGTCGTTGCCCATCACCACGCGTGCACCGGGCGACAGGACCGAACGGAGCAGGGCGTCCTCGGCGGCGAGGCCGGAGGAGAACGAGTACGCGGCGACGCCACCGTCGAGGTCGGCGAGCAGGGCCTGCAGGCCGTCGCGCGTCGGGTTGCCGGAACGGGAGTACTCGTAGCCGTTCCGCATGCCGCCGATGCCGTCCTGCACGTACGTCGAGGTCACGTGGATGGGCGGGATCACGGCGCCGGTGGCGCCGTCGGGCTCCTGGCCGGCGTGGATGGCTCGGGTGCTGAACTCGGTCATGGGTGTTCGTTCTCCAGGTCGGGTCGGACGGGAGGCGCGGGTCGCGCCCGTCACGGGCGGTGCGTCGCGGACGCCGCCGGGTCTACTCGGACAGGTAGGTGAGCAGGTCGTGTCGCGTCAGCACCGTGACGGGCTTGCCGTCCTCGACGACGAGGAGCGCGTCCACCGTCTCGAGCGCCCGGCGTGCGGCGGAGACGGACTCCCCCACGCCGATGAGCGGCAGCGGGTCGCCGACGAACCCGCTCAGGGCGTCGGTCATCCCCGCGGCACCGGTGAAGACCTGCTCGAGCAGGTCCTTCTCGGCGACGGCGCCGATGACCTCGCCGATGACGACGGGCGGCTCGGCGGTGAGCACGGGCATCTGCGAGACGCCGTACTTCGACATGATGTCGACGACGTCGCGCACGGTGTCGGCCGGGTGGGCGTGCACGAGGTCGGGCAGGCGTCCGTCCTTGCCGGCGATGAGCGACCCGACGGTGCGGGCGTCGTCGGTCTCGGCGAAGCCGTAGGAGCGCATCCAGCGGTCGTTGAAGATCTTGCCGAGGTACCCGCGGCCGCCGTCGGGCAGGAGCACCACGACGACGTCGTCCTCGGTGAGGTCGCGGGCCGCCCGGAGCGCGGCGACGACCGCCATGCCGCTCGAGCCGCCGACGAGCAGGCCCTCTTCGCGGGCGAGGCGCCGGGTCATCGCGAACGCGTCCGCGTCGGACACGGCGATGACCTCGTCGGCGATGTCCGGGTCGTAGGCGCCCGGCCAGAAGTCCTCGCCGACGCCCTCGACCAGGTACGGGCGGCCGGTGCCGCCGGAGTACACGGAGCCCTCCGGGTCGGCGCCGATGATGCGGACGCGACCACCGGAGGCCTCCTTGAGGTACTTGCCGGTGCCGGAGATGGTCCCCCCGGTGCCGACGCCCGCCACGAAGTGGGTGAGCTGCTCCTCGGTGTCGCGCCAGATCTCCGGGCCGGTGGTCTCGTAGTGGCTGCGCGGCCCGTTCGGGTTGGCGTACTGGTTCGGCTTGTAGGCGCCGGGGATCTCCTGCACCAGCCGGTCGGACACCGAGTAGTAGGACTCGGGGTGCTCCGGCGCGACCGCGGTCGGCGTGACGACGATCTCGGCGCCGTAGGCGGTGAGCACGTTGCGCTTGTCCTCGCCCACCTTGTCCGGCAGCACGAACACGCACCGGTACCCGCGCTGCTGCGCGACGAGCGCGAGCCCGACGCCGGTGTTGCCGGACGTCGGCTCGACGATGGTCCCGCCGGGCCGCAGGTCGCCGGAGGCCTCGGCGGCGTCGATGATCCGCGTGGCGATGCGGTCCTTCGAGGACCCCCCGGGGTTCAGGTACTCGACCTTCACCAGGACGGTCGCCCGCACCCCCTCGGTGACGCGGTTCAGCTTGACGAGCGGGGTGTTGCCGACGAGGTCGACGACGGAGTTCGCGTAACGCACGCCCGCGAGTCTACGTCGCGGACACCGCCCGCCGTCGGCTCGTGACGTGCGCGGACATCGCGGCGCAGACCCCGGTCCGACGACGCGACCCGATCAGCTGCCGACGGACTCGGCGGGGGCGTTCTGCTGCCGGTGCAGCTCGGCGTACGTGCCGTCGAGTGCCAGGAGTTCGTCGTGCGACCCCTGCTCGACGATCTGCCCGTGGTCGAGCACGAAGATGACGTCGGCGTCGCGCACCGTGGACAACCGGTGGGCGATGGAGATCGTCGTGCGCCCTGCCGCCGCCGTGTCGAGCGCGGTCTGCACCACCCGCTCCGAGATGGAGTCGAGCGCACTGGTGGCCTCGTCGAGCACGAGCACCGGCGGGTCCTTCAACAGCACCCGCGCGATCGCGATCCGCTGCTTCTCGCCGCCCGACAGTCGGTACCCGCGCTCCCCCACCACCGTGTCGTACCCGTCCGGGAACGAGGCGATGGTCTCGTGGATGTTCGCCGCTCGTGCCGCCCGTTCGACCTCGTCGTCGGTGGCGTCCGGCTTCGCGTACCGCAGGTTGTCGGCGATCGTCGCGTGGAACAGGTAGGTCTCCTGGCTGACGATGCCGATGTGGCGCATCAGGTCCTCGTGCTCGAGGTCGCGGACGTCCTGCCCCGCGAAGCGGACCGAACCGCTCGTCGCCTCGTACAGGCGGGGCACCAGGTACGACACGGTCGTCTTGCCGGCCCCCGAGGGTCCGACGAACGCAGCGAACTGCCCGGGCCGGAGCGCGAAGGACACCCCGCGCAGGGTCGGCTTGTCGGCCTCGCCGTCGGGGTAGGTGAAGGTGACGTCCTCGAAGGCCACGTGCCCGACGGCGGCCTGGTCGATCGGCTTCGCCGTCGGCGAGTCGGTGATCGCCGGCTCGAGGTCGAAGTACTCGAAGATGCGGGCGAACAACGCACCGGAGGTCTGCAGGTCGAGCACGACCCGGAGCAGACCGACGGTCGGGAACAGCAGCCGCGACTGCACGGTCGTGAAGGCGACGATCGTGCCGGCGGTGATCGGGACGTCCCCGATGATCAGCCACGCGGCGACCAGGTAGATGATCGCCGGGATGATCGACAGGAAGATCTGCACGATCGCGAAGAACCACTGGCCGGACATCTGCTGCCGGACCTGCAGGCTGATCTGGTTGCGGTTCTCATCGCCGTAGCGCTTGGTCTCGCTGCGCTGCTGGTTGAAGCTCTTGGCGAGCAGGATGCCGGAGACGCTGAGGGCCTCCTGCGTGATTGCGGTCATGTCGGACAGCGACTCCTGCGTCGCCGAGGCGATCCGTGCCCGCACCTGGCCGACCCGGCGCTGGGCGATGACGAGCAGCGGCAGCAGGACCACCGCCACCAGCGTCATCTGCCAGCTGAGCAGCAGCATGGCGACGAGCGCGGCGATGACGGTGACGGTGTTGCCGAGCACCGACGAGATCGTGTTGTTGAGGACGCTGGCCACGCCGCCGACGTCGTTCTGCAGCCGCGACTGGATCACACCGGTCTTCGTGCGGGTGAAGAAGGCGAGCTCCATGCGCTGCAGGTGCCCGAACAGACGCATCCGCATCGAGCCCATCACCTTGTTGCCGACCGTCGCGGTCAGGTAGGTCTGCCACACACCCACCCCGGCGCTCGCGATCCACAGGAGGACCATCGCGGTGACGAGTTCGACGAGCACCGGTACGTTCGGCCGGCCGGACGGCGGGAAGAGTCCGACGTCGAAGGCCTTCTGCGTGAGCAGCGGCGGCACGACCGAGATCGCGGCCCCCACGAGCACGAGCACGACCGTCAGGACGATCGCCCGGCGGTGCGGCACGAACAGCCCGGCGATGCGGTGCAGCAGGTGCGGGATCTTCGGCGCCTCGGCGTTGGCGGCCTTCTGCGCGCGGAAGTCGCCGCTCGAGATGCGGCCGCCGCCGCGCGGTCCGCCGCCCCCGCCGCCGCGCATCCCGTGGCCCATGCTCATGGGGCCAACGCTATCCCCGTCCCGTGACATCGGTGTCGCCGGTGCATTTGACCCCTCTCAGGGGGCGTGCGAGCATGTGCCGTCCCCGTCCCCGCACCACCGAGGTCCCATGTCGTCCGCGCCCTCCCGTCCCACGTCCCTGCGGGCGCAGCTCGCCCGCCGCAAGCCGATCGAGCAGCTCCGGGCCGAAGCCGCGGCGGGGGTCGACGGCACCCCGCTGCGCCGGTCCCTCGGGGTGTGGCACCTCACGATGATCAGCGTCGGCGCGACGCTCGGCACCGGCATCCTCGTGGTGCTCGGCACCGCCGTGCCGCTCGCCGGCCCCGCGGTCTGGATCTCGTTCGTGGTCGCGGGCATCGCGGCGCTGCTCTCGGCGCTCTCCTACGCCGAGATGGCCGGTGCCGTACCGACCTCGGGGTCGAGCTACTCGTACACCTACGCGACCATGGGCGAGGGCATCGCCTGGGTCTGCGGCTGGTGCCTCGTGCTCGAGTACGCCGTCTCGGTCGCGGCCGTGGCCGTCGGGGCGAGCGAGTACGTCGACGAGACCCTCCGCGTGTTCGGCACGCACCTGCCCACCGCGCTGTCGGCACCTCCGGGCGAGGGCGGTCTCGTCAACCTGCCCGCGGCCGTCCTGGTGCTGCTGGCGACCGTGGTGCTGCTCCCCGGCGCCCGCGAGAGCGCCTGGGTGAACACGGTCATGGTCGTCGTGAAGATCGCCCTGCTCGTGTTCTTCGTCGTCGTGGCGTTCACCGCGTTCCAGGCCCGGAACTTCGAGCCGCTCGCGCCGATGGGCGCCGCCGGTGTGACGGCTGCCGCGTCGCGCCTGTTCTTCTCGTACATCGGCTTCGACGCCGCCTCGACCGCAGGTGAAGAGGCGAAGAACCCCCGCCGCGACCTCCCCCGCGCCATCATCGGCTCGATCGTCCTCATCACGGCGCTCTACATCCTGGTCGCCGTGGCCGCGATCGGTGCCCGCTCGTGGACCGACTTCTCGTCGTCCGAGGCCTCGCTCGTCCGCATCGTCGTCGACGTCACCGGCCAGCCGCTCGTGGCGCTCGTGTTCTCCGTCGGCGCCGTCGTCGCCATCGCGAGCGTCGTGCTGACGGTGCTGTACGGCCAGACCCGCATCCTGCTGACGATGTCCCGCGACGGCCTGGTCCCGAAGGTGTTCGGCCGGGTGTCCCCGCGCACCGGCACCCCGATCGCCAACACGCTCATCATCGGCATCGCCGTGACGATGGTCGCCGCGCTCGTCCCCCTCGGCGAACTCGCCGACGCCACGAGCATCGGGACCCTCGTCGCCTTCGCCCTCGTGAACGTCTCGGTGATCGTGCTCCGACGTTCCCGGCCGGACCTCGAGCGCTCGTACCGCGTGCCGCTCTTCCCCGTCGTCCCGGTCCTCGGCGCGCTCAGCTGCGTCCTCCTCGCGGTGTTCCTCGGCGCCACGACGTGGATCGCCTTCGGCATCTGGATGCTCGCCGGCGCCGCGCTCTACCTGGCCTACGGCCGCCGCCACAGCACCCTGCGCTGACGCGCGAGGCGGGGGCACGCGGCCCGTTCCGGCTCGCCCGGTCCCGTCCCGTCCCGTCCCGTTCTGTTCCGCGAAAGCGACAGTTCTCCGCGAATGTTCCGCGCCGCTCTGTCGCTTCCCGATCCGCGTCGGTCCGCGCCGGTCCGCGTCGGTCCGCGCCGGTCCGCGTCGGTCCGCGTCGGTCCGGTCGGTCCGCGTCGGTCCGGTCGGTCCAGTCGGTCCGACCCGCGAAAGCGACAGTTCTCCGCGAACGTTCCGCGCCGCTCTGTCGCTCTGCCGGGAGGCCCGCCTCACCTTCCGCGAGACGTGTCGCCCTGGCAGCACAGCACAGCCACTCGGCGAGCACGTCCGCCCCGGGCTCACCGGCAGGGCACTCCGTGCTCGCGGAACAGCGCTCGGAGCCGCTCCGGGTGCTGCACGTGCTCCCAGTACAC includes:
- a CDS encoding amino acid permease, whose protein sequence is MSSAPSRPTSLRAQLARRKPIEQLRAEAAAGVDGTPLRRSLGVWHLTMISVGATLGTGILVVLGTAVPLAGPAVWISFVVAGIAALLSALSYAEMAGAVPTSGSSYSYTYATMGEGIAWVCGWCLVLEYAVSVAAVAVGASEYVDETLRVFGTHLPTALSAPPGEGGLVNLPAAVLVLLATVVLLPGARESAWVNTVMVVVKIALLVFFVVVAFTAFQARNFEPLAPMGAAGVTAAASRLFFSYIGFDAASTAGEEAKNPRRDLPRAIIGSIVLITALYILVAVAAIGARSWTDFSSSEASLVRIVVDVTGQPLVALVFSVGAVVAIASVVLTVLYGQTRILLTMSRDGLVPKVFGRVSPRTGTPIANTLIIGIAVTMVAALVPLGELADATSIGTLVAFALVNVSVIVLRRSRPDLERSYRVPLFPVVPVLGALSCVLLAVFLGATTWIAFGIWMLAGAALYLAYGRRHSTLR
- a CDS encoding ABC transporter ATP-binding protein, whose amino-acid sequence is MGHGMRGGGGGGPRGGGRISSGDFRAQKAANAEAPKIPHLLHRIAGLFVPHRRAIVLTVVLVLVGAAISVVPPLLTQKAFDVGLFPPSGRPNVPVLVELVTAMVLLWIASAGVGVWQTYLTATVGNKVMGSMRMRLFGHLQRMELAFFTRTKTGVIQSRLQNDVGGVASVLNNTISSVLGNTVTVIAALVAMLLLSWQMTLVAVVLLPLLVIAQRRVGQVRARIASATQESLSDMTAITQEALSVSGILLAKSFNQQRSETKRYGDENRNQISLQVRQQMSGQWFFAIVQIFLSIIPAIIYLVAAWLIIGDVPITAGTIVAFTTVQSRLLFPTVGLLRVVLDLQTSGALFARIFEYFDLEPAITDSPTAKPIDQAAVGHVAFEDVTFTYPDGEADKPTLRGVSFALRPGQFAAFVGPSGAGKTTVSYLVPRLYEATSGSVRFAGQDVRDLEHEDLMRHIGIVSQETYLFHATIADNLRYAKPDATDDEVERAARAANIHETIASFPDGYDTVVGERGYRLSGGEKQRIAIARVLLKDPPVLVLDEATSALDSISERVVQTALDTAAAGRTTISIAHRLSTVRDADVIFVLDHGQIVEQGSHDELLALDGTYAELHRQQNAPAESVGS